The DNA region CACAGTCGGGATCTGTTTCAACCCAAACCACGGCAATCGGATACTCCCCATGCATCAGCAAACTGCGATACGCTTCATTCACGGCCGCTTGCAAACTGCGATCCTGAATCCAGCGATTCTGCGCAAACAGCCAGATATTTTTCGCGGTCTTAGCAACATTGTGCGGATCCGCGAAGACCGCATAGGCTCTGACATTTTCGCGAGAAGCTTCACCGACATAAAGCGGTTTGATTTCCAAAATTTGTTCAACCCGATCTTTGCGATTTTTACAGGCCGGCCAGAAACTGACCAACTTGCCGTTTTCCTGAATACGAAACTCGACATCATGATGCGAAAGGGCCATGGCTTTTAAAGTCGTCTTAATCGCCGTGTTTTCCGCAGCGTCGGATTTAAGAAATTTCAGACGAGCCGGCGTGTTGTCGAAAAGATTTTCAATCAAAATCGTTGTTCCTTGCGAACCGCCGACTTTGTCGATGTCTTTTTTACGACCATACTCGGAAATCAACTGATGCGCCTGCTCGTCATCAGGACGACGCGACGTCAGGGTCAACTTGCTAACAGCCGAGATACTGGCCAAAGCTTCACCGCGAAACCCAAAAGTTTTCAACCGCCACAAATCATCTGTTTGTGAAATTTTACTTGTCGCAAAACGCTCTAACGCTTTCGGCAGATCTTCCGGCGCCATGCCTTTTCCGTTGTCGATGACTTTGACAATACGACCGCCATCAAAGAACTCCACGTGCACACGCGTGGCACCCGCGTCGATGCTGTTTTCAACCAGCTCTTTGACTAAATGAGCGGGACGTTCCACCACTTCGCCAGCGGCAATTTGGTCGACTACTTCAGGAGGTAAAACTTGAATGGACATAGGGAGAGAATGTGCATGAGGAGGCCGCTCAAGTCCACCCTGCCGCAGTGCGCATTAGTAAAAAAACCGTTTATTGGGGGCGCTGACATTCTCCCCAGGCCTGGCATTTAAGAAGCTGCATACGAAGCTGTTTTAGCTCGGATAAAGAAAGCTCTAGCTCCGCATCAAAACCTTTTTCAAGTCCACCCATCTGAGACAGGGAGCGGTACGCTGTCGCGGCATCGAACTGTGATACTTTCAGCTGTAGATCTTCCGAGGGGGCAAATTGCATTTGCCGAGGATGTTTCTCTAGATTCCATAAAAACCGCTGGCGTTGAGACTTGGCTTTATCCAAAGCCTGCTCCACATTTTTCCAGCATTTCACTTCGCTGACCAAGACGACTTTTTCAGTTGCGCGGTCAATCACCAGAATATCGAGTTCCCCGAGGGTTTGCCCACCAGTGCTATATTCAACACCCGTTGTGATTAAGAACTGCGCTTCGGGGTATTCTGCGCGATAACGAAGCTTCGCGACCTGCTCACAGATCGCGCCGTCGGGTTCATAGTTCACACCTGATTGTTTTAAGAGTTCGAAATAGGGCTCAAGCTCTGCGGCACCCGAATTGATGACAAAAAGAAATAACACCAGAAACAAGATGGAACGCACTGAAGACCCCTCGTGATGAGATCTCGATTTAACATTCCCGGGATCGACTGCCAGTAAATTTGCAATGCGTTAGCGAAGAACTTTTAAGCGGCTAAAATTCCCAGCCCAAATTCAAACCGAATCCATAGTACTTGGTCCGTTCCCAATAATATTTGGCATCGGTTCGCACCGAGTAACGTCCGAAGCGCCAGGAAAGTCCCAAATCAAAAACCGCCCCCAGAGTCATGTCGTCGGCGGAATAACTGAGGGTTTTGGTTCCGTTGGGAACTTCCAAGGTGAAATGCGAATACCTAAACATCGGTCCAAAACCGTAAAAGAAAATTCCGTTTTTCCCCTGGGGCAACACGGTTTGAAAAAGAAAATCCGCAAGGAAAATAAAACCGTCGCCACCTTTGCCCGTCACCTCGGAATAATATTTGGGAGCGCCGAGATGAAACAAGATGTTTCCTTCGGTATAGATTTCGCCTGTAAAAATCGTATTGAATCCGTTGAATTTCACGCCGTAAAAAGGCAAAAATTCCGAACGTTCCTGACCTAAGGTGTCTTCGGTGAAGTTAATAAAATCCAAAGCGGGACCACGATAACGAGTGGCAAAGAAAGGCTTTCTTTTTTCTTCTTTTTCCTCAACTCGTTTTTTTTCTTCCTTCGGTGCCGCCAATTTATAAACGCCGGGCTTGACGTCCGTGTCAGAGATCCAACCGACCGAGCCGGGCTTAAGACGAATTTTGAAAAACGGACCTTTCTTTCCTGTGGAGATACTATGGACCGCGCCTCTTTTCAAAGTCGCAATCACGGGCGCATCGAAGTCGGCATCTTGATACACCAAGGCTCCGTCTAAAAGGACTGTCGCCTGTTGCGCCTGGCCCCAGGAAATCAAGGGAAGAAAAAATAAAAAAATAAAAGCCCAAGGACTTTTATTTAAAGCGCATAAGCCAAACACGATAGAAGGCCTCAATCACTATTTTCATAGACATTTTACTTTGCCCGACACGGCGGTCTTCAAAAACGATCGGAGATTCAGCACCTTTAAAGCCTTTTTTCAAAGCTTTGTACTTCAATTCAATTTGAAAACTGTAACCATTGGATTCAACGGTGGAAAGGTCAATCGCGTGCAAGACTTCCTTTTTCCACGCATTGAAGCCGCCCGTCCAATCGTTCAAAGGAAATCCAAGGATCAAACGCGCGTAAATGCCACCGCCTCGGGAAATGATTTTACGGATAAGGCCCCAGTTGACCGTGCGTCCACCCTCGACATAGCGAGAACCTACAGCAAAATCGTGGGTTTCAAGTTTCTTCAATAGCGGGCCTAAGTCTTCGGGTCGGTGTGAAAAGTCAGCATCCATTTCCGTGATGGCTTCGAAACCATGATCCATGCCCCAGCGGAAACCGGCAATATAGGCCTTCCCTAACCCCTGTTTTCCCGGACGCGACAGCAAGTGAAGTTGCGGAATATTTTTTTGCATTTCACGAACAATGGCACCGGTTCCATCAGGTGAGTTGTCATCGACGACCAGGATCTCAACGCCTAAATTTTGCGCAAGAACCGCCGGAACGATGGCTTGGATGTTTTCTTTTTCATTGTACGTGGGAATAACAATCAGTGTTTTCATGCCTCTTTAAACTGGCACAAACGCGCCACCAAGGCAATCTTTAGATCAAATGGACCGAGAGACCAAGCGCCCTTTGCCCTTTTCTTGTAGGGCTTTTGCTTTCTCTGCGGGAATTGCGGGCAGATTTAAAGGTCTCGCCAAAAGATACTTAGGATCCTGCTTGCGAATATCCAGTTGGTTGCGCACCTTTTCCGCTGCCGAGGCAGGGTCTTTGGTGTATATCACCGGATCAAATCCACAAGCGCGGCACACCACTGAAAGACGCCAACGAATTTTCACGAAGATCTCTGAAAACGCCAAACAGACAACAAAGGCAATCATCACGCGCGGATCATACTGCTGCCAGATCGCGAACATGATCACCACCGACGCCAAAGCACTTCCCAAAATATTGATCAAGGAAATGCTTTTCTTGCGATAAATGCGCCGAGGCGTTTTGCAGAAAGCGCAGTAGCAATTGTGATGTTGGCGAAAGCTTGGAAACATATATCTAGTTTGCCAATAAAGAGGTCCAGAACGAAAGATGATTTTATGAAAAATGACAAAGCCTTGCTAGAATCAAGGAATGCAAATATCTAAAGCACTCCAATTCGTTTTGATCGCTTTTTCCATCTTTTCAACTGCCACTTTAGTCCAGGCCGCCCCCGGCTCGTCCGACTATGAAGAGGTCAGCTACGACCAACTTTTGGATGAACTTAG from Bdellovibrio sp. ArHS includes:
- a CDS encoding polyprenol monophosphomannose synthase, whose translation is MKTLIVIPTYNEKENIQAIVPAVLAQNLGVEILVVDDNSPDGTGAIVREMQKNIPQLHLLSRPGKQGLGKAYIAGFRWGMDHGFEAITEMDADFSHRPEDLGPLLKKLETHDFAVGSRYVEGGRTVNWGLIRKIISRGGGIYARLILGFPLNDWTGGFNAWKKEVLHAIDLSTVESNGYSFQIELKYKALKKGFKGAESPIVFEDRRVGQSKMSMKIVIEAFYRVWLMRFK
- a CDS encoding SH3 domain-containing protein yields the protein MISWGQAQQATVLLDGALVYQDADFDAPVIATLKRGAVHSISTGKKGPFFKIRLKPGSVGWISDTDVKPGVYKLAAPKEEKKRVEEKEEKRKPFFATRYRGPALDFINFTEDTLGQERSEFLPFYGVKFNGFNTIFTGEIYTEGNILFHLGAPKYYSEVTGKGGDGFIFLADFLFQTVLPQGKNGIFFYGFGPMFRYSHFTLEVPNGTKTLSYSADDMTLGAVFDLGLSWRFGRYSVRTDAKYYWERTKYYGFGLNLGWEF